The Microbacterium sp. LKL04 sequence GAATCGAGCAGCAGCGTCACCATGGATTCAGTCTGCCAAACAGCTCCGGTGAGACGGATGCCGAGGCCACAACGATCCGGTCTCGACCACGGGACTCAGCCCTGGATGCGGGGGAACGAGCCGGTCGGAGGCGCGAGCTCGTCGATCGCGTGGGGAAGGGGGAACTGGCCGACGGCGGAGATGAGCCCTGCGACCGTCTGCTCCTTCGCGGTGACGCTCACGCCGAGCCCAGCGCGACGCGCATCCTTGGCGGTGCGGGGCCCGATCGCCGCGATGACGGTCGACTCCGGGATCTCGGGGAACTGCTCGTGCACCTGCTCGGCGACCGATCCGCTCGTGACGAGGATGGCGTTGATACGTCCCGACCGCACGTCGGTCGCCACCTTCTCGGTCACGGGGACGCCCACCGTCCGGTACGCGATGACACTGCGCACGTCGTGCCCCGCCTCCTCGAGGAGACGGGTCAGGACCGGCTTCGCAAGCTCGCTGCGCAGGGTCAGGACGCGAGTCGGGGTCTCCTCGAGCGCGATGAGCTGCGCGGCCATTCCGGCCGCGGAGTTGTCGTCCTCGGGCACCAGATCAACCCGGTATCCCACCGCGCCCAGAGCCGCGGCGGTCGTCTCGCCGACCGCGGCGACCCGGGTCGAATGGGGGATCACAGCGCGATAGGCATGCAGGACGTCGACCGTGGTCGAGCTCGTCAGAGTCACCCAGTCGAAAGCACCGGCGGCGAGGTCACGGAGTGCGGACTCGAGGTCCGTCGGATCCTCGGACGGGGCGAAGTTGATGAGCGGCGCGATGACGGGCGTCGCCCCCTGTGCACGCAGCGCAGCGGCGACGCTGTCGCCCCACGGACCTCCGCGCGGAACCAGCACACGCCAGCCCTTGAGGGGCTTCGGTGCTGTCGCAGCGGATGTGTTCATGGTTCGACTCTCGTGTAGGCGGCGGCCGCCCCTGCGCGAGACGGCCGACGCTCAGCAGAATGCGCGCGATCGCGCACGTTCGGGACCGTGTCGTCGGCAGCAATCGCGCCATCGCCGCTGCCTGAACCGAGCATACCCCCGGCGTCGGCACCGGCGACGCGGTGGGACGTCAGCGGGTGTAGAGGCGAACGGCGCCCCAGACGAGAAGACCCACGGCCACGGCAGCGCCCACGGCCGCGATCGCTGCACCCGTCGGGTTGCGGTCCGCGAACTCGCGAGCCGACACCTTGGCGCGGCGGGTGGCGTGCGCCGCCCGCTTGGGGACATTCGCCTTCTCTTCGATGGCGACCAGAGCCGCCTTCAGCTCGGCGCGGGCGCGCTCGACGGGGTCGGTGATCCCGAGCGGGACGGCGGTGCGGGGGAGATCAGAACTCATCGGCCACTTCCTTCACGATTCGGGCGTCGGTCGACAGGGCCTTCGCGGGGTTCTCACGATTCTTCATGCGCCGGACCCTCAGGAATCCGAGGAGCGCGGCGATGACGACGAGCAGCAGTCCGAGCACGACGAGGATGAGGGATGCCAGCCACGGCGCCATCCACGACGACAGCCCGATAATGGTGAACGCGCCGATCGCCGGCAGCGTCCAGAAGAGGAAGAAGAGCGCGAGGACAAACCACAGCGCGACGACGCCGGCATCCTTACCCGTGCGGGTCGCCCACGCCTTCGCCGCGTTGATCTCGGCGACGATCAGGTTCTTGACGAGCTCGGGCAGCTCACCGACGAGGCCGAGGAGGCTCTCGTCGCGCCGATCCCGGAATCCGCGGGGCGTGCTCATGACGCGGACGAGGACTTCTTGCGGGAGCCGCCGGTCGAGCCGGAGCTGCGGGTCGACGACGAACCGCCCGTCGCCTTCTTCGCGGAGCTCGACACGGCGTCGGCGGTGGTCTCGGCGGCATCCTTCACGTCGTCGGCCGCATCCTTGGATGCGTCGAGCGCCGCGTCGAGCTTCTCGCCGGGCGTGCCCGATGTCGTTGCGGCCCGGGTGACCTTGACGGCGCCGTTCCACAGGACGCTCGGCAGCGCGAAGGCGGCCGACTTGCCGAACTCCGTGACCTTGTCGACCTGCTTCTGGACGGCAGGTGTGTTGTACACGCGCAGGTACGCGTCCTTGATCTGCTCGTAGCGCTGACGGCCCGCGCGGGCCCCGAGGACGTAGCCGGCGGTGAGTCCGACGACGATTCCGATCTTGCCCTTCATGGCGATTCCTCACGTTCGAAGCGATGTGGTGCCGAGCACCCAGCGTATCGGCGCATTCCGTTCGCGGCATCCACCCTTGACAGGGGGCTCAGGTCGAGGCACCCTCGCCGTCGGCATGCCACAGCAGCCCCGATCGGATGCGTTCCGCCTCGGTCTTCGCGTCGGCCGCGACCCTCGCGAGGCCGGTGCCGTCGATCCAGGCGCCGACGACACCCAGACGCTCGTTCGTCCGGGCGGCGCGGCGCGCATCGTCGCGCGCCGGCGACAGCGCCGAGGAGGGCAGGGCGCGGGGCCACCGCGCTCGATGCGCGGCGCGAACGGTGGGAGCGTCGACGCCGAGGAGCTCGCGCACCGCCGCCGTCGCTGTGGCGATCGCGGCGGCATCCGGCTCCCCGCTCGCGGGGAGCGTCACCCGCACGACGTGCGGGTCGCCGGCCGCGTGCGGCCAGGTCGCGGTCGCGTGCACGACCGCGAGGGCTGCGGCCTCGCCCGGTACGGCGTAGAGCGCATGACCTCGCGGCCGGGTATCGAGGGAAGGATCGTCGAGCACGAGGGTCACGACGTCGACGTCGTCGGGAGAGAGGGGCGCGCCGTCGAGGCCGCCCACATGGGGTGCGAGCAGGCGCCGCGCGGGACGCTCCGGGGTCGCGACGATCACGGCATCGACCTCGAGATCCCCGCTCTCGTCGCCGGCGTTCCACGACACCGACCACCCGGATCCCGCGGCAGCGAGCGAGCCGGCCTCGGTACCGGTGCGGACATCGACCTCGAGGTCGGCCAGACGTTGCGCGAGCGCATCGACGAACGCCGACATGCCGCCGTCGATGGTCGCGCGGGAGGGACGGGAATCGGCATCCGTGTCGGGGAGCTGCTGGGCGACGGCTCCGGACAAAGAGCCCGTCCGGGTGAGTGCCGAGTTGAGGCCGCGCGCGGCGCGGTCGACGTCGACCTGCTCGGGCGGTACTCCGTGGACGCCGTACGTCAACGGCGCGACCATCCGATCGAGGACCCGGGACCCCATGCGCGTGCGGACGAGGGCGCCGAGGTTGCGCTCGGCTCCGATCGTCAGCGGCGGTCGCAGACGATCGACGTACGCGCGCCACGATCCGCGCGCGCCGATGATCCGGGTCACGCGGGCGTCGAACGGGTTGGCCGGGATGCCGAGGATCGACGCTGCCGGCAGCGGTGCGACGCCGTACGGACCGGCGACCCAGGTGTCGGCATCCCGCGCGGGGACGACGGAGTCCTGCAGCCCCAGCTCGTCGATGAGCTCGGCGAGGGCTCCCGGGGCGACGCGGAAGCCGTCGGCGGCGACATCCGTCATCCGACCGTCGAGGTCCGCGGATGCGACGATCCCGCCGAGCCGGTCGGAGGACTCGAACAGCGTCACGGAGATGCCGACCTTGGCGCACTGCAGCGCCGCGACGAGACCGGCGATGCCGCCGCCGACGACGGCGACGCGCGCGCGGCGCGCCTGCGAGATCAAGTCGGTGGCAGCGTCGGAACTCATGCCCTCCATCCTCCCCCACGGTCACGGGGCGGACGGTGGGAACATGGAGTCATGGCCCTTCACATCACCGGCGACGAGGCCGCCGACGCGCTCCTCACCGACGAACCGCTCGCCCTGCTGATCGGGATGCTGCTCGATCAGCAGATCGCGATGGAGACCGCTTTCGCCGGTCCGCTGAAGATCCGCGAGCGGACGGGCGGTCTGGACGCCGCGCAGATCGCGGCCGCCGGCCCCGAGGAGTTCGCCGCCTCGTTCAGCCAGACCCCCGCCGTCCACCGCTTCCCCGGCTCCATGGCCGGACGCGTGCAGGCTCTCTGCCAGACCCTGGTCGACGACTGGGGCGGGGACGCCGCCGCGCTGTGGACCCAGGGCGAGCCCGACGGCCGCACGGTCCTGAAGCGTCTGAAGGCGCTCCCGGGGTTCGGCGACCAGAAGGCGCGCATCTTCCTCGCGCTCCTCGGCAAGCAGTACGGATACACGGGTGAGGGCTGGCGAGAGGCCGCCGGCGCCTACGGCGACGAGGGTTCGTTCCGCTCGGTCGCCGACATCGTCTCGCCCGAATCCCTCGCGAAGGTGCGCGAGCACAAGCGGGCTGCGAAGGCGGCGGCGAAGGCCGAGAAGGGCTGAGCGCGCACGGTCGACCCCTCCAGGGACGCACGGTCGACCCCTCCAGGGACGTCAGACGTCGCGGATACCTCGCCGCGGCGACCGTTCGTGTCCCTGGAGCCTTCGAGTCAGGCGCCGCGCAGACGCGGGGCGAGGTACGAGTGCAGCTCGGACAAGGCGACGCGCTCCTGCGCCATCGAGTCGCGGTCGCGGATCGTGACGGCGTCGTCGTCGAGCGAGTCGAAGTCGACCGTGACGCAGAACGGCGTACCGATCTCGTCCTGACGGCGATAGCGGCGACCGATCGCACCGGCGTCGTCGAAGTCGACGTTCCAGCCGTTCGCGCGCAGGTCGTCGGCCACCTTGCGCGCCAGCGGCGACAGGCGCTCGTTCCGGCTCAGCGGAAGCACGGCGACCTTGACGG is a genomic window containing:
- a CDS encoding protoporphyrinogen/coproporphyrinogen oxidase, whose translation is MSSDAATDLISQARRARVAVVGGGIAGLVAALQCAKVGISVTLFESSDRLGGIVASADLDGRMTDVAADGFRVAPGALAELIDELGLQDSVVPARDADTWVAGPYGVAPLPAASILGIPANPFDARVTRIIGARGSWRAYVDRLRPPLTIGAERNLGALVRTRMGSRVLDRMVAPLTYGVHGVPPEQVDVDRAARGLNSALTRTGSLSGAVAQQLPDTDADSRPSRATIDGGMSAFVDALAQRLADLEVDVRTGTEAGSLAAAGSGWSVSWNAGDESGDLEVDAVIVATPERPARRLLAPHVGGLDGAPLSPDDVDVVTLVLDDPSLDTRPRGHALYAVPGEAAALAVVHATATWPHAAGDPHVVRVTLPASGEPDAAAIATATAAVRELLGVDAPTVRAAHRARWPRALPSSALSPARDDARRAARTNERLGVVGAWIDGTGLARVAADAKTEAERIRSGLLWHADGEGAST
- a CDS encoding uroporphyrinogen-III synthase, which codes for MNTSAATAPKPLKGWRVLVPRGGPWGDSVAAALRAQGATPVIAPLINFAPSEDPTDLESALRDLAAGAFDWVTLTSSTTVDVLHAYRAVIPHSTRVAAVGETTAAALGAVGYRVDLVPEDDNSAAGMAAQLIALEETPTRVLTLRSELAKPVLTRLLEEAGHDVRSVIAYRTVGVPVTEKVATDVRSGRINAILVTSGSVAEQVHEQFPEIPESTVIAAIGPRTAKDARRAGLGVSVTAKEQTVAGLISAVGQFPLPHAIDELAPPTGSFPRIQG
- a CDS encoding HhH-GPD-type base excision DNA repair protein, which encodes MALHITGDEAADALLTDEPLALLIGMLLDQQIAMETAFAGPLKIRERTGGLDAAQIAAAGPEEFAASFSQTPAVHRFPGSMAGRVQALCQTLVDDWGGDAAALWTQGEPDGRTVLKRLKALPGFGDQKARIFLALLGKQYGYTGEGWREAAGAYGDEGSFRSVADIVSPESLAKVREHKRAAKAAAKAEKG
- a CDS encoding phage holin family protein — translated: MSTPRGFRDRRDESLLGLVGELPELVKNLIVAEINAAKAWATRTGKDAGVVALWFVLALFFLFWTLPAIGAFTIIGLSSWMAPWLASLILVVLGLLLVVIAALLGFLRVRRMKNRENPAKALSTDARIVKEVADEF